Proteins from a genomic interval of Pseudomonas paeninsulae:
- a CDS encoding efflux RND transporter permease subunit: MHALIAAALDRSRTSLLLLAFLIIGGLAAYVAIPKEANPDVSIPIIYVSVALEGISPEDAERLLVRPLEQELRSLEAVKEMRSIANEGRASVTLEFDAGFDAKAALVDVREKVDTARSKLPEEADEPIVTEVNVALFPVLSIGLSGPIAEAQLVYVARQLKENIEGIAEVLSVEIGGDREDLLEIVVDPQVLDSYGIDYTELFSLVSRNNRLVAAGSLDTGAGRMSMKVPGVIEDLQDVLSMPIKVVGDSVVTFGDVATIHRTFKDPTGFARINGQPAIVLEVAKRSGANIIATIEQVKLLMAQAQPLLPESLHVSYIMDQSQQVESLLGDLLNNVMTAIVLVLILVIASMGLRSALLVGLTIPGAFLTGILLIWTLGFTLNIVVLFSLILVAGMLVDGAIVVSELADRNLHQGQNPRQAWANAATRMAWPVIASTATTLVVFLPLLFWPGVVGQFMKYLPATVIVCLLASLAMALVFLPVLGAVTGGRPQPLPSTPSRGAQAYRKLLDKLLHRPGLTLLGILALVALIYVGYGRFNHGVEFFPEVEPENAQIWLRARGDLSVQEKDALLQQVERRLLGMSEVKALYARSLAQPDGQLGVDVIGTLQFQFVDWHERRPARQILADMRQRSADIPGVVLEFREQDQGPSGGKPVKLQISALDPAKADQFVDKLRANMLTIGGFKDIEDDRALPGIEWRVKVDREAAARFGADVLSVGNAVQMITNGLKLATYRPEDATDEVDIRVRLPGNWRSLDQLGRLTLNTPSGQVPLANFVTLQPAPKVGTLHRVDGSRTITLQADLADDARLDERLQALREAMGELPTDIQLKFAGEDADQREAAIFLATAFGVAIFLMALILVTQFNSIYQALLVLSAIVLSTAGVLMGLLVNGQSFGIVMVGMGLIALAGIVVNNNIILIDTYNQLRRQGLEPREAALETGSLRLRPVLLTAVTTILGLMPMVLSVNVDLLTPSLGVGAPSTQWWTQLSSAIAGGLSFATVLTLLLTPCLLVLGSRFERRPPPLETYDDDLLDLPEHLLAPRPGKARLRSD, encoded by the coding sequence TGATCATCGGCGGCCTGGCCGCCTATGTCGCCATCCCCAAGGAAGCCAACCCGGACGTCAGCATCCCGATCATCTATGTCTCGGTGGCATTGGAAGGCATCAGCCCGGAAGACGCCGAACGCCTGCTGGTGCGCCCGCTGGAGCAGGAGTTGCGCAGTCTCGAAGCGGTCAAGGAAATGCGCTCGATCGCCAACGAAGGCCGGGCCTCGGTGACCCTGGAGTTCGATGCCGGCTTCGACGCCAAGGCGGCTCTGGTCGATGTGCGCGAAAAAGTCGATACCGCGCGCAGCAAACTGCCGGAAGAAGCCGATGAACCAATAGTCACCGAAGTCAACGTGGCGCTGTTTCCGGTACTGTCGATCGGCCTGTCCGGGCCGATCGCCGAAGCGCAACTGGTGTATGTCGCCCGCCAATTAAAGGAAAACATCGAAGGCATCGCCGAGGTGCTCTCGGTGGAGATCGGCGGCGACCGCGAAGACCTGCTGGAAATCGTCGTCGATCCGCAGGTACTCGACAGCTACGGCATCGACTACACCGAGCTGTTCAGCCTGGTCAGCCGCAACAATCGCCTGGTTGCCGCCGGCAGCCTGGATACCGGCGCCGGGCGCATGAGCATGAAGGTGCCCGGGGTCATCGAGGACCTGCAGGATGTGCTGTCCATGCCGATCAAGGTGGTCGGCGACAGCGTGGTGACCTTTGGCGATGTCGCGACCATCCACCGCACCTTCAAGGATCCAACCGGCTTCGCCCGGATCAACGGCCAGCCGGCCATCGTCCTCGAAGTGGCCAAGCGCAGCGGCGCCAACATCATCGCCACCATCGAACAGGTCAAGTTGCTGATGGCCCAGGCCCAGCCGTTGCTGCCCGAAAGCCTGCACGTCAGCTACATCATGGATCAGTCGCAACAAGTCGAAAGCCTACTTGGCGACCTGCTCAACAACGTGATGACCGCCATCGTCCTGGTGCTGATTCTGGTGATCGCCAGCATGGGCCTGCGCTCGGCGCTGCTGGTCGGCCTGACCATTCCCGGCGCCTTCCTGACTGGCATCCTGCTGATCTGGACGCTCGGTTTCACCCTCAATATCGTGGTGCTGTTCAGCCTGATCCTGGTCGCCGGCATGCTGGTGGATGGCGCCATCGTGGTCTCCGAACTGGCCGACCGTAACCTGCACCAGGGCCAGAACCCGCGCCAGGCCTGGGCTAATGCGGCAACGCGAATGGCCTGGCCGGTGATCGCCTCCACCGCCACTACCCTGGTGGTATTCCTGCCGCTGTTGTTCTGGCCCGGGGTGGTCGGCCAGTTCATGAAATACCTGCCGGCCACGGTGATCGTCTGCCTGCTCGCCTCCCTGGCCATGGCCCTGGTGTTCCTGCCGGTGCTTGGCGCGGTGACCGGCGGGCGCCCGCAACCACTGCCGAGCACGCCCAGCCGTGGCGCCCAGGCCTACCGCAAACTGCTCGACAAACTCCTGCACCGGCCGGGCCTGACCCTGCTCGGCATACTCGCGCTGGTTGCCCTGATCTATGTCGGCTACGGCCGTTTCAACCATGGGGTGGAGTTCTTCCCCGAGGTCGAGCCGGAAAATGCGCAGATATGGCTGCGCGCCCGCGGCGACCTGTCGGTGCAGGAAAAGGACGCCCTGCTGCAACAGGTCGAACGCCGCCTGCTTGGCATGAGCGAGGTCAAGGCACTGTACGCCCGCTCCCTGGCTCAGCCGGACGGCCAGCTCGGGGTCGACGTGATCGGTACCCTGCAGTTCCAGTTCGTCGACTGGCATGAGCGCCGTCCAGCCCGGCAGATTCTCGCCGACATGCGCCAGCGCAGTGCCGACATTCCTGGCGTGGTCCTGGAGTTCCGCGAGCAGGACCAAGGCCCCAGTGGCGGCAAGCCGGTCAAGCTGCAGATCAGCGCCCTCGACCCGGCCAAGGCCGACCAGTTTGTCGATAAGCTGCGCGCCAACATGCTCACCATCGGCGGTTTCAAGGACATCGAAGATGACCGCGCCCTGCCCGGCATCGAGTGGCGGGTCAAGGTCGATCGCGAGGCCGCTGCGCGCTTCGGCGCCGACGTATTGAGCGTCGGTAACGCCGTGCAGATGATCACCAATGGCCTGAAACTGGCGACCTACCGGCCGGAAGACGCCACCGACGAGGTCGACATCCGCGTCCGCCTGCCCGGCAACTGGCGTTCCCTCGACCAGCTGGGCCGCCTGACCCTGAACACGCCAAGTGGTCAGGTGCCGCTGGCGAACTTCGTCACACTCCAACCCGCGCCCAAGGTCGGCACCCTGCACCGGGTCGACGGCAGTCGCACCATCACCCTGCAGGCCGATCTGGCCGACGACGCGCGCCTGGATGAACGCCTGCAAGCCTTGCGCGAAGCCATGGGCGAACTGCCGACGGACATCCAGCTGAAATTCGCCGGTGAGGATGCCGACCAGCGCGAGGCCGCAATCTTCCTGGCCACCGCCTTCGGCGTGGCGATCTTCCTCATGGCCCTGATCCTGGTGACCCAGTTCAACAGCATCTACCAGGCCCTGCTGGTGCTGTCCGCCATCGTCCTGTCCACCGCAGGAGTACTGATGGGCCTGCTGGTCAACGGTCAGTCGTTCGGTATCGTCATGGTAGGCATGGGCCTGATCGCCCTCGCCGGGATCGTGGTCAACAACAACATCATCCTCATCGATACTTATAACCAGCTACGTCGCCAGGGTCTGGAACCACGCGAGGCGGCCCTGGAAACCGGCAGCCTGCGCCTGCGTCCGGTATTGCTGACCGCGGTCACCACCATTCTCGGTTTAATGCCCATGGTGCTGAGCGTTAACGTCGATCTGTTGACGCCAAGCCTGGGCGTAGGCGCGCCCTCGACCCAATGGTGGACCCAGCTGTCCAGCGCCATCGCCGGCGGCCTGAGCTTCGCCACCGTGCTGACTCTGCTGCTGACCCCCTGCCTGCTGGTGCTCGGCTCACGTTTCGAGCGCCGCCCACCGCCGCTGGAAACCTACGACGACGACCTGCTCGATTTACCGGAACACTTGCTCGCACCGCGGCCGGGCAAAGCCCGTCTGCGCAGCGACTAG
- a CDS encoding DHCW motif cupin fold protein, whose translation MDIRDIPFGVTDWEQIERSEHAGTTGSAYWRTQLFGSLRVRMVDYTPGYLADHWCQKGHILLCLEGELHTELADGRRFVMTAGMSYQVADQAEAHRSSTTTGARLFIVD comes from the coding sequence ATGGACATCCGTGACATCCCCTTCGGCGTCACCGACTGGGAGCAGATCGAGCGCAGCGAACATGCCGGCACAACCGGCAGCGCCTACTGGCGCACCCAGCTGTTCGGCTCGCTGCGCGTGCGCATGGTCGACTACACGCCAGGCTACCTGGCCGACCACTGGTGCCAGAAGGGCCATATCCTGCTGTGTCTGGAAGGCGAGCTGCACACCGAACTGGCAGACGGCCGGCGCTTCGTCATGACCGCGGGCATGAGCTATCAGGTCGCCGACCAGGCCGAAGCGCACCGCTCCTCGACGACCACCGGCGCACGCCTGTTTATCGTCGACTGA
- a CDS encoding GAF domain-containing protein, with protein sequence MKSGRSLDAIRPCLEGAVPATVATCGADGTPNVTLVSQVHYVDASHVALSFQFFNKTRENILVNPQVTVFLLHPQTSARYRLALLYRRTEVEGPLFESMKAKLAGIASNAGMSEVFRLRGADVYQVLDVEHVPGVEVPPAQCAPCHIARLRQLSQRLSGCSDLASLLEQCLEGLASQLEIAQAMVLLLDSQGQKLYTVASHGYPLSGVGSEFPLGRGIIGVAAQFRTPIRIAHLASEYAYSRAIHEHLAAAGLGNRLETEIAFPGLAEPHSQLSVPILAAGRLLGVLHVESAEPHRFGYDEEDSLMSLASLLGASILALQQVADCPGEEGAALPLAPPLPGAPLTVRYYLANSSVFLGEDYLIKGVAGAIFWRLLSLHVEEQRSEFSNRELRIDPALKLPELDDNLEARLILLQRRLAERSHDILLEKIGRGRLRLLLKRPVLLQQIAAR encoded by the coding sequence ATGAAGTCCGGCCGGAGTCTGGATGCCATTCGGCCCTGCCTGGAGGGCGCGGTGCCGGCGACGGTCGCCACCTGCGGGGCGGACGGCACACCCAACGTCACCCTGGTCTCCCAGGTGCACTACGTGGACGCCAGCCATGTCGCGCTGTCCTTCCAGTTTTTCAACAAGACTCGCGAGAACATCCTGGTCAATCCGCAGGTCACGGTCTTCCTCCTGCATCCGCAGACCAGCGCGCGCTACCGCTTGGCGCTGCTCTACCGGCGCACCGAAGTCGAGGGTCCGCTGTTCGAGAGCATGAAGGCCAAGCTCGCTGGAATCGCCTCGAATGCGGGGATGAGCGAGGTGTTCCGCCTGCGTGGCGCGGATGTCTATCAGGTGCTGGATGTCGAGCATGTGCCTGGCGTCGAGGTGCCGCCAGCGCAGTGCGCGCCTTGCCACATCGCCCGCTTGCGCCAGCTGAGCCAGCGCCTGTCCGGTTGCAGCGATCTGGCCAGCCTGCTGGAGCAGTGCCTGGAGGGCTTGGCCAGCCAGCTCGAGATAGCGCAGGCCATGGTTTTACTACTCGATAGCCAGGGGCAGAAACTCTACACCGTGGCCAGCCACGGCTACCCGCTGTCGGGGGTCGGCTCGGAGTTTCCCCTGGGACGCGGCATCATCGGCGTGGCGGCGCAATTCCGCACGCCGATTCGCATCGCCCATTTGGCCTCGGAATACGCCTACAGCCGGGCCATTCACGAGCACCTGGCTGCGGCCGGGCTTGGCAACCGGCTGGAGACCGAGATCGCCTTTCCCGGGTTGGCCGAACCGCATAGCCAGCTGTCGGTGCCGATCCTCGCTGCCGGGCGCCTGCTCGGCGTGCTGCATGTCGAAAGCGCCGAACCACACCGTTTCGGCTACGACGAGGAAGACAGCCTGATGAGCCTGGCCAGCCTGCTCGGCGCCTCGATCCTGGCGCTGCAGCAGGTGGCCGATTGCCCAGGCGAGGAGGGCGCCGCGCTGCCGCTCGCGCCACCCTTGCCGGGAGCGCCGCTGACGGTGCGCTACTACCTGGCCAACAGCAGCGTGTTCCTCGGTGAGGACTACCTGATCAAGGGCGTGGCTGGCGCCATCTTCTGGCGCCTGCTGAGCCTGCATGTCGAGGAGCAGCGCAGCGAGTTCAGCAACCGCGAACTGCGTATCGATCCGGCGTTGAAGCTGCCGGAGCTCGACGACAACCTCGAGGCGCGGCTGATTCTGCTGCAGCGCCGGCTGGCGGAACGCAGTCACGACATCCTGCTGGAGAAGATCGGGCGTGGGCGTCTGCGCCTGCTGCTCAAACGCCCGGTACTGCTGCAGCAGATCGCTGCCCGCTGA
- a CDS encoding aldo/keto reductase, whose protein sequence is MGTLELAGVSVPVIGQGTWHMGEVASQRRAEVAALREGIELGLRLIDTAEMYGEGGAELVVGEALAGLREQVFLLSKVYPHNASRQGMAQACVRSLKRLRTERIDLYLLHWRGQYPLAETVEAFERLREEGKIGSWGVSNFDLDDLQELHNLGVAGCATNQVLYNPEARGIEFDLLPWQQRQGMPLMAYCPLGQAGQLLRHPALRQVAETHGVTPAQVALAWLLRQPGVIAIPKAVEPAHLRLNAAAASLQLSGADLALIDAAYPAPTCKQSLQMV, encoded by the coding sequence ATGGGTACGCTTGAACTGGCCGGTGTGTCGGTGCCGGTGATCGGACAGGGCACCTGGCACATGGGCGAGGTGGCCAGCCAGCGGCGCGCGGAAGTGGCGGCGCTGCGCGAGGGCATCGAGTTGGGCCTGCGCCTGATCGACACGGCCGAGATGTACGGCGAAGGCGGCGCCGAACTGGTGGTGGGCGAGGCGCTTGCGGGCTTGCGCGAGCAGGTATTTCTGCTCAGCAAGGTCTATCCGCACAACGCCAGCCGCCAAGGTATGGCGCAGGCTTGCGTGCGTAGCCTGAAACGGCTGAGAACCGAGCGGATCGACCTCTATCTGTTGCACTGGCGTGGTCAGTACCCGCTGGCGGAAACCGTCGAGGCCTTCGAGCGTCTGCGCGAGGAGGGCAAGATCGGCAGTTGGGGCGTGTCCAACTTCGACCTGGACGATTTGCAGGAATTGCACAATCTGGGCGTCGCTGGCTGCGCCACCAACCAGGTGCTGTACAACCCCGAGGCGCGCGGCATCGAGTTCGACCTGCTGCCCTGGCAACAACGCCAGGGCATGCCGCTGATGGCCTACTGCCCGCTGGGTCAGGCTGGGCAACTGCTGCGCCATCCGGCGTTGCGCCAGGTGGCCGAGACGCACGGCGTCACCCCGGCGCAGGTCGCGCTGGCCTGGCTGTTGCGCCAGCCGGGGGTGATTGCCATCCCCAAGGCGGTCGAGCCGGCGCATCTGCGCTTGAACGCCGCCGCGGCGTCCTTGCAACTGAGTGGCGCAGACCTGGCCCTGATCGATGCCGCTTACCCGGCGCCGACCTGCAAACAGTCTCTGCAGATGGTGTAG